The following proteins come from a genomic window of Kitasatospora sp. NBC_01246:
- the hisB gene encoding imidazoleglycerol-phosphate dehydratase HisB yields the protein MSRIGRVERTTKETSVLVEIDLDGTGRTEISTGVGFYDHMLDQLGRHGLFDLTVKTDGDLHIDTHHTIEDTALALGAAFKQALGDKVGIYRFGNCTVPLDESLAQVTVDLSGRPYLVHTEPESMAPMIGSYDTTMTRHILESFVAQAQVALHVHVPYGRNAHHIVECQFKALARALRYASERDPRAVGILPSTKGAL from the coding sequence ATGTCCCGCATCGGACGCGTTGAACGCACCACCAAGGAGACCTCGGTCCTGGTCGAGATCGATCTCGACGGCACCGGCCGGACCGAGATCTCCACGGGCGTCGGGTTCTACGACCACATGCTCGACCAGCTCGGCCGCCACGGCCTCTTCGACCTCACCGTGAAGACCGACGGCGACCTGCACATCGACACCCACCACACCATCGAGGACACCGCCCTCGCGCTGGGCGCCGCCTTCAAGCAGGCGCTCGGCGACAAGGTCGGCATCTACCGGTTCGGCAACTGCACGGTGCCGCTGGACGAGTCGCTCGCCCAGGTCACGGTGGACCTCTCCGGCCGCCCCTACCTGGTGCACACCGAGCCGGAGTCGATGGCGCCGATGATCGGCAGCTACGACACCACCATGACCCGGCACATCCTGGAGTCCTTCGTGGCCCAGGCGCAGGTCGCCCTGCACGTCCACGTGCCGTACGGGCGCAACGCGCACCACATCGTGGAGTGCCAGTTCAAGGCGCTGGCCCGGGCCCTGCGCTACGCCTCCGAGCGCGACCCGCGCGCGGTCGGCATCCTCCCCTCGACCAAGGGTGCGCTGTGA
- the hisD gene encoding histidinol dehydrogenase codes for MISRIDLRGSLDDPRDLLPRADFDVAAALETVRPIAEDVHHRGVAALIDITERFDGVRLESTRVPAEQLAEALETLDPRVRAALEESIRRARLVHADQRRTGHTTQVVPGGTVTQRWVPVDRVGLYVPGGLAVYPSSVVMNVVPAQEAGVTGIAVTSPPQKAFGGRVHPTILAACALLGVTEVYAVGGAQAVAMFALGTEECEPVNMVTGPGNIYVAAAKRYFAGRIGIDSEAGPTEIAVLADDSADPAEVAADLISQAEHGPTSGSVLVTDSPELAEAVEAELKTQVARTKHSARVAEALGGRQSGVILVDDLTQGLAVVNAYAAEHLEIQTRDAHAVADRVRNAGAIFIGRYTPVSLGDYAAGSNHVLPTGGCACHSSGLSVQTFLRGVQVVEYDREALAGIAAHVVNLADAEDLPGHGDAVKARFVGDEQNWHSDWTVPRS; via the coding sequence GTGATCTCTCGAATCGACCTGCGCGGATCCCTCGACGACCCGCGCGACCTGCTGCCCCGTGCCGACTTCGACGTCGCGGCCGCCCTGGAGACGGTGCGCCCGATCGCCGAGGACGTGCATCATCGCGGGGTCGCGGCGCTGATCGACATCACCGAGCGTTTCGACGGCGTGCGGCTGGAGTCCACCCGGGTGCCCGCCGAGCAGCTCGCCGAGGCCCTGGAGACGCTGGACCCGAGGGTCCGCGCCGCGCTGGAGGAGTCGATCCGCCGCGCCCGCCTCGTCCACGCCGACCAGCGCCGCACCGGGCACACCACCCAGGTCGTGCCGGGTGGCACGGTCACCCAGCGCTGGGTGCCGGTGGACCGGGTCGGCCTGTACGTGCCGGGCGGCCTCGCCGTCTACCCGTCCTCCGTCGTGATGAACGTGGTGCCCGCGCAGGAGGCCGGGGTGACCGGCATCGCGGTGACCTCGCCGCCACAGAAGGCCTTCGGCGGCCGGGTGCACCCGACGATCCTGGCGGCCTGCGCGCTGCTCGGCGTCACCGAGGTGTACGCGGTCGGCGGCGCCCAGGCGGTCGCCATGTTCGCGCTCGGCACCGAGGAGTGCGAGCCGGTCAACATGGTCACCGGTCCGGGCAACATCTACGTGGCGGCGGCCAAGCGGTACTTCGCGGGCCGGATCGGCATCGACTCCGAGGCCGGTCCGACCGAGATCGCCGTCCTCGCCGACGACAGCGCCGACCCGGCGGAGGTCGCGGCCGACCTGATCAGCCAGGCCGAGCACGGCCCGACCTCCGGCTCGGTGCTGGTCACCGACTCGCCCGAGCTGGCCGAGGCGGTCGAGGCCGAGCTGAAGACGCAGGTCGCCCGGACGAAGCACAGCGCGCGGGTGGCCGAGGCGCTGGGCGGCCGGCAGTCCGGCGTCATCCTGGTCGACGACCTGACGCAGGGCCTGGCGGTGGTGAACGCGTACGCCGCCGAGCACCTGGAGATCCAGACCCGGGACGCCCACGCGGTCGCCGACCGGGTCCGCAACGCCGGCGCGATCTTCATCGGCCGCTACACCCCGGTCTCGCTGGGCGACTACGCGGCCGGTTCCAACCACGTGCTGCCGACCGGCGGCTGCGCCTGCCACTCCTCCGGACTCTCCGTGCAGACCTTCCTGCGCGGCGTCCAGGTCGTCGAGTACGACCGGGAGGCGCTGGCCGGCATCGCCGCGCACGTCGTCAACCTCGCGGACGCCGAGGACCTCCCCGGTCACGGCGACGCCGTCAAGGCACGTTTCGTGGGAGACGAACAGAACTGGCACAGCGACTGGACGGTTCCCCGCTCGTGA
- a CDS encoding histidinol-phosphate transaminase, producing MKIDDLPIRDELRGQSPYGAPQLDVPVQLNTNENPYPLPAELVARIAERVAEAARGLNRYPDRDAVELREGLAAYLTTTTGFARTREQVWAANGSNEILQQLLQTFGGPGRTALGFEPSYSMHALISRGTGTGWLSGPRNADFTIDVDAAVAAIAEHRPNVVFVCSPNNPTGTAVAADVVLRLYDAAQAARPSLVVVDEAYVEFSHRASLLPLLEGRPNLVVTRTMSKAFGAAGLRLGYLAADAAVVDAVQLVRLPYHLSAVTQATALACLEHTDTLLGYVGRLKAERDRLVDALRGLGLEVTESDANFVQFGRFADTHAVWQAILDRGVLVRDNGVPGWLRVTAGTPAENDAFLDAVRSALPSPAPTPAAARSARAASQEL from the coding sequence GTGAAGATCGACGACCTCCCCATCCGCGACGAACTGCGCGGACAGTCCCCGTACGGCGCACCGCAGTTGGACGTCCCCGTCCAGCTGAACACCAACGAGAACCCGTACCCGCTGCCCGCGGAGCTGGTGGCCCGGATCGCCGAGCGGGTGGCCGAGGCCGCCCGCGGCCTCAACCGCTACCCCGACCGGGACGCGGTCGAGCTGCGCGAGGGCCTGGCCGCCTACCTGACCACGACGACCGGTTTCGCGCGCACCCGCGAGCAGGTCTGGGCCGCCAACGGCTCCAACGAGATCCTGCAGCAGCTGCTCCAGACCTTCGGCGGCCCCGGCCGCACGGCGCTGGGCTTCGAGCCCTCCTACTCGATGCACGCGCTGATCTCCCGGGGCACCGGCACCGGCTGGCTCTCCGGGCCGCGCAACGCGGACTTCACCATCGACGTGGACGCCGCCGTCGCGGCGATCGCCGAGCACCGGCCGAACGTCGTCTTCGTCTGCTCGCCGAACAACCCGACCGGCACCGCCGTCGCCGCCGACGTGGTGCTGCGGCTCTACGACGCCGCGCAGGCCGCCCGGCCCAGCCTGGTGGTCGTGGACGAGGCGTACGTCGAGTTCTCGCACCGCGCCTCGCTGCTGCCGCTGCTGGAGGGCCGCCCCAACCTGGTGGTCACCCGCACCATGTCCAAGGCCTTCGGCGCGGCGGGCCTGCGGCTGGGCTACCTGGCCGCCGACGCGGCCGTGGTGGACGCGGTGCAGCTGGTCCGGCTGCCGTACCACCTGTCGGCCGTCACCCAGGCCACCGCGCTGGCCTGCCTGGAGCACACCGACACCCTGCTCGGGTACGTGGGCCGGCTCAAGGCCGAGCGGGACCGGCTGGTCGACGCGCTGCGCGGGCTGGGCCTGGAGGTGACCGAGTCGGACGCCAACTTCGTCCAGTTCGGCCGCTTCGCGGACACCCACGCCGTCTGGCAGGCGATCCTCGACCGGGGCGTCCTGGTCCGGGACAACGGCGTGCCCGGGTGGCTGCGCGTCACCGCCGGCACCCCGGCCGAGAACGACGCCTTCCTGGACGCCGTCCGCTCCGCCCTCCCGTCGCCCGCCCCCACCCCCGCAGCGGCGCGCTCCGCGCGCGCGGCCAGTCAGGAGCTGTAA